In one window of Astyanax mexicanus isolate ESR-SI-001 chromosome 18, AstMex3_surface, whole genome shotgun sequence DNA:
- the LOC111190864 gene encoding uncharacterized protein LOC111190864: MDPRWRSRPLPIVAQSGNFCFRTRRVSPWQGEDPAACEEPQLCQPGFLEMKPRAHIKKCTEGQLEGLLPTSHPESPLPSTTPERDDCKALVVVAEAEPLNTLNTSGPVAQCEEARITSLTTTHHPETFSQSGIDVLVVVAEAGPSYRLDTNSTEPESEPVPVAQVRVGNKFCCQL; this comes from the exons ATGGATCCCCGGTGGAGGAGCAGACCTCTTCCAATAGTG GCGCAGTCAGGAAACTTTTGTTTCAGGACTCGTCGTGTGTCTCCG TGGCAGGGTGAAGATCCAGCCGCCTGTGAGGAGCCCCAGCTGTGTCAGCCCGGGTTCCTCGAGATGAAGCCGAGGGCCCACATTAAGAAG TGCACAGAAGGTCAGCTGGAGGGACTCCTTCCCACCTCCCACCCAGAGTCTCCATTGCCTTCAACAACACCTGAAAG GGATGACTGTAAGGCTCTGGTGGTGGTTGCGGAGGCAGAACCCTTGAACACGCTGAACACTTCTGGTCCagttgcacag TGTGAGGAAGCCCGGATCACGTCCCTCACCACCACCCACCACCCGGAGACATTCAGCCA gTCAGGGATCGATGTCCTGGTGGTGGTTGCAGAGGCGGGTCCCTCTTACAGGCTGGACACCAACAGCACCGAGCCTGAGTCTGAGCCAGTGCCagttgcacaggtaagagttGGGAATAAATTCTGCTGTCAGCTATAG